The DNA sequence ACGGTCAGCAACTTCGCGACGTGCTGTTCGGCGAGAAGGGGATCGTTGGCGCGCTGTCAGCGGGTTCGGTTGTCATCATGACCAGCACGGTCGGCATCAACGACGTTAAAGATGTGGCCGCGCAGCTTGCCCCTCACAACATTGAACTCGTGGACGCACCGCTCAGCGGTGGGCCCGTGCGTGCCGGAGAGGGGGACCTGCTCATCGTGGTTGGCGCATCACCGGCCGCCCGCGAAACCGCACAACCGGTGCTCGGCTTGCTCGCATCCACCCTCACTGTCATCGGCGACAGTGCCGGCGACGGCCAAGCCTTCAAGACGGTCAATCAGTTGCTGTGTGGCATCCACATTGCGGCAGCAGCCGAAGCGCTCGCGCTAGCCGACAAGCTCGGACTCGATGTCGAAACCACTCTTGCCACTCTGTCAGCGGGTGCGGCAGGTTCGTTCATGCTCGCAAACCGCGGACCCCGGATGCTCGAGGCTTACACCGAGGAAGGTGCCGAAGTGCTCAGCCGGCTCGACATCTTCGTCAAAGACATGGGAATCGTTACGGATGCGGCTCGCAGCACCGGTCTTCCCACACCAATCGCAGCAGCCGCCGAGCAGCTCTACCTCACGGGTGCAGCCCAGGGTAAAGCGGCATCCGACGATTCCGCCATCATCACTGTTCTTGCGCCCCACACGAGCTAGTTCCTCACAACCATCCCATCATTAACGTCAAAGGAGACACTTCATGGAAACCCCGGTACTGCTAGCGATCGCGGCGGCGGGCATAGCCCTGCTGCTCGTGCTGATTATCAAATTCAAGGTTCAAGCGTTCGTCGCGCTACTGCTGGTCAGCATCCTTGTTGGGCTTGCGGCGGGTATTCCGCTCACTACGATTCCGGCGACGGATGATGCGCCCGAGAAGCTCGGCATCATCCAGGCCATCACGGCGGGGCTCGGTGG is a window from the Salinibacterium sp. NK8237 genome containing:
- a CDS encoding NAD(P)-dependent oxidoreductase, with amino-acid sequence MSTKTNYTVAVLGLGAMGLPMATRLASELTVHGFDIADERLALAADAGITPFDSAAGAVEGVDAVLLAVRNGQQLRDVLFGEKGIVGALSAGSVVIMTSTVGINDVKDVAAQLAPHNIELVDAPLSGGPVRAGEGDLLIVVGASPAARETAQPVLGLLASTLTVIGDSAGDGQAFKTVNQLLCGIHIAAAAEALALADKLGLDVETTLATLSAGAAGSFMLANRGPRMLEAYTEEGAEVLSRLDIFVKDMGIVTDAARSTGLPTPIAAAAEQLYLTGAAQGKAASDDSAIITVLAPHTS